In Paenibacillus ihbetae, the following are encoded in one genomic region:
- a CDS encoding LacI family DNA-binding transcriptional regulator — translation MNTTISDIAKIAGVAKSTVSRYLNGGSVSEATRRKIEHVIKETGYIPNSFAQSLKAKKTSMIGAIVPRLDSFAASQTVTGMDEELRENGYQLLIINTSQNLSREIEALYDLARQKISGIVLFATQITESHLTAIDEIGIPVIFLGQQHEDVHSIIYDDYTAGYDIGRYILAKGHRDIAYLGVTEMDVAVGVRRKHGFQQALKEQAGASADFYESGFRMSAAVEAASLILDNRDRRPTAIVCATDNIALGVMKAAHMRGIRIPEDISVTGFGGYDVTEVIHPGLTTVKYGYAAAGRLAARQVMKLVQEESVDTLTVLDYEFIERESVDNIE, via the coding sequence ATGAACACTACCATTTCAGATATCGCCAAAATCGCAGGCGTGGCCAAAAGCACGGTGTCCCGTTACCTGAACGGCGGTTCCGTCAGCGAGGCTACCCGGCGGAAAATCGAGCATGTCATCAAGGAAACGGGCTACATTCCAAACTCCTTCGCCCAAAGCTTGAAGGCCAAGAAGACAAGCATGATCGGCGCGATCGTACCCCGGCTGGATTCCTTCGCCGCATCACAGACGGTGACCGGCATGGATGAGGAGCTGAGGGAGAACGGCTACCAGCTGCTGATTATCAACACAAGCCAGAATCTATCGCGGGAGATCGAGGCCCTGTATGACCTGGCAAGGCAAAAAATATCGGGAATTGTCTTGTTCGCTACGCAGATCACGGAATCCCATCTGACGGCGATCGACGAAATCGGGATCCCGGTCATTTTTCTCGGTCAGCAGCATGAGGATGTCCACAGCATTATTTATGACGATTACACGGCGGGGTATGATATCGGCCGATATATTTTAGCCAAGGGACACCGGGATATCGCTTATTTGGGGGTAACCGAGATGGACGTGGCTGTTGGAGTGCGGCGCAAGCATGGGTTCCAGCAAGCGCTGAAGGAGCAGGCCGGCGCCTCGGCCGATTTTTATGAGAGCGGGTTTAGGATGTCGGCAGCGGTAGAAGCCGCTTCCCTTATCCTGGATAACCGGGACCGGCGTCCAACGGCCATCGTATGCGCAACGGACAATATTGCGCTTGGAGTGATGAAGGCGGCGCATATGCGGGGAATCCGGATTCCGGAGGATATTTCGGTTACCGGCTTTGGGGGCTACGATGTGACCGAAGTGATTCATCCCGGCCTTACGACGGTTAAATACGGCTATGCAGCTGCAGGGCGACTGGCGGCGCGTCAAG
- a CDS encoding MATE family efflux transporter, which produces MLDKDTKKFTLWVLAWPIFIELFLQFLLGAVDTLMVSRISDDAVAVVGFSNQLFQAMTTLFMTVASGAGILIAQKIGSYKTGDARTIGIMAVSVTTLIGLACSVILFAMPEAIASMLQLPDRLLPLAGTYISIVGGGMVLIAMMATMSTVIRNTGNTRGPMYVAIGMNVIHVIMNYGFIFGAFGFPQWGLTGVAISTVASRLLAVLMLLYMFLRAFEYKIKWKEFRVFDRPLFGEILKIGWPLGINMSCWVFSQLVIYSFIAQLGAAELAARTYMNTLESFCFLLGSSIAMAAQIQIAHLYGAGRTREAYRSAYRALGIGAIYVIVNAFVLYIFGKQLLGLFTDDKTIIAIGASLLGMNLILQPGKMLNMALGNSLNAVGDTRFTMYISLGSMWIVATVLSYVLGIYMGWGLIGIYSCMIADEYLRGVLSYFRWRGQKCLRKAESQAPADSVKMPGESVAAAGV; this is translated from the coding sequence ATGTTGGATAAAGATACAAAAAAATTTACGCTATGGGTTCTGGCATGGCCCATATTTATAGAGCTGTTCCTGCAGTTTTTGCTGGGAGCGGTGGATACATTGATGGTCAGCCGCATTTCCGATGACGCGGTGGCGGTGGTCGGCTTCTCGAACCAGCTGTTCCAGGCGATGACGACGCTGTTCATGACGGTGGCGAGCGGGGCGGGGATTCTGATCGCGCAGAAGATCGGCTCGTACAAAACGGGCGATGCCCGGACGATCGGCATCATGGCGGTGAGCGTCACGACCCTGATCGGCCTGGCGTGCAGCGTGATTCTGTTCGCCATGCCTGAGGCGATTGCTTCCATGCTCCAGCTGCCGGACCGGCTGCTGCCGCTTGCCGGCACCTATATCTCGATTGTCGGCGGGGGGATGGTGCTGATCGCCATGATGGCAACGATGAGCACCGTCATTCGCAACACGGGCAATACCCGCGGGCCGATGTACGTGGCGATCGGCATGAACGTCATCCATGTCATCATGAACTATGGCTTTATTTTCGGCGCCTTCGGCTTCCCGCAGTGGGGCTTGACCGGGGTGGCGATTTCTACGGTGGCCAGCCGGCTGCTCGCGGTGCTGATGCTGCTGTACATGTTCCTGCGCGCGTTCGAATACAAGATCAAGTGGAAGGAGTTCCGGGTGTTTGACCGTCCGCTGTTCGGCGAAATTTTGAAGATCGGCTGGCCGCTCGGCATCAATATGTCCTGCTGGGTATTCTCGCAGCTGGTCATCTACTCGTTCATCGCGCAGCTAGGGGCAGCGGAGCTGGCAGCGCGTACGTACATGAATACGCTGGAATCGTTCTGCTTCCTGCTCGGCTCCTCCATTGCGATGGCGGCCCAGATCCAGATCGCGCATTTGTACGGGGCCGGCCGAACCCGGGAAGCGTACCGGAGCGCATATCGTGCGCTCGGCATCGGCGCGATTTACGTGATCGTAAATGCATTCGTGCTATATATATTCGGTAAGCAGCTGCTCGGGCTGTTTACCGATGACAAGACGATCATTGCGATCGGCGCGTCGCTGCTCGGCATGAACCTGATCCTTCAGCCAGGTAAAATGCTCAATATGGCGCTGGGCAACTCGCTCAATGCAGTGGGGGATACGCGGTTTACGATGTATATCTCCCTCGGCTCGATGTGGATCGTGGCGACGGTCCTGTCCTACGTGCTGGGGATCTATATGGGATGGGGGCTCATCGGCATCTACTCCTGCATGATTGCCGACGAATACTTGCGGGGCGTCTTATCCTATTTCCGATGGCGGGGACAGAAGTGTCTGCGCAAGGCGGAATCGCAGGCACCTGCGGATTCCGTGAAAATGCCGGGGGAATCGGTGGCAGCTGCCGGAGTGTAG
- a CDS encoding AraC family transcriptional regulator, with protein sequence MTILNFTVPPLPVYIHSGLTRAPVNGGHPNRKNIGIFDLLVVVKGQLDVTENGHPYEIRQGMFLILRPDTHHFGTRGCTEETDYYWLHFQSSGPWSAEESGDASRREDIVELKAMTPNYFSVKIPQFGSLPQPEKAVELLATLNALVQHGQQAKFLWRQQVVFQELIEQLAAALDAPISTPSSACADRAAAYLRKHYKEEFKVQQLGERINFHPVYIARCMQKEYGCSPVEYLQHYRIEQSKLLLLQTDLSISRIAEEVGFNHAAYFTSCFTKQEGISPRKYRQRFFMS encoded by the coding sequence ATGACGATCCTGAATTTTACCGTTCCGCCGCTGCCGGTCTATATTCATAGCGGACTCACCCGTGCCCCCGTGAATGGAGGGCATCCGAACCGTAAAAACATCGGCATCTTCGACCTGCTTGTCGTCGTCAAGGGGCAGCTTGACGTGACCGAGAACGGCCATCCCTATGAAATCAGGCAGGGCATGTTCCTTATTCTGCGTCCCGACACCCACCACTTCGGTACAAGAGGCTGCACGGAGGAAACGGACTATTATTGGCTGCACTTTCAGTCGTCGGGGCCATGGAGCGCGGAGGAATCCGGCGATGCTTCGAGAAGAGAAGACATCGTGGAGCTGAAGGCGATGACACCGAACTATTTTTCCGTCAAAATCCCGCAATTCGGAAGCCTCCCGCAGCCGGAAAAGGCGGTGGAGCTGCTGGCCACGCTAAACGCCTTGGTCCAGCATGGGCAGCAGGCCAAATTCCTATGGCGGCAGCAGGTCGTCTTCCAGGAGCTGATCGAGCAGCTTGCCGCCGCCCTGGATGCGCCGATCTCCACGCCTTCCTCCGCCTGCGCCGATCGGGCCGCCGCCTATTTGCGAAAGCACTACAAGGAGGAGTTCAAAGTGCAGCAGCTAGGGGAGCGGATCAATTTCCATCCGGTGTATATCGCACGCTGCATGCAGAAGGAATACGGCTGCTCGCCCGTCGAATATTTGCAGCACTACCGGATCGAGCAGTCAAAGCTGCTGCTGCTTCAGACAGACCTGAGCATCAGCCGCATCGCGGAAGAGGTGGGGTTTAACCATGCGGCCTACTTCACCTCCTGCTTCACCAAGCAGGAAGGGATCTCGCCTCGAAAGTACAGGCAGCGTTTCTTTATGAGTTAA
- a CDS encoding response regulator: protein MRNLLIVDDEKNIRFGLKMMIEREFPEVYDIRMASQGEEALQLLRAQPADIVITDIRMPVMDGIRLIESLAELEGTGAAKPVVLILSGYEDFEYAKAAIRYQVKEYLLKPIRREELFAALRKTEEALIRQAEVDSRMAATDVYLQQLQSHRLKELLEQPEDTGIDLAAAAESIGFEAYVKPFRVAVMKYKYEDGNTMNKDELKQLVEKMMESVEGRISASLLDGRGRLVLVGSPDGQFEKLARQFAEREMDGLFVGISREGSRIEDVRICYSQALLALSYTFIQPNIRLMNHEDINGELRTYPMPEEDIRKLGNMLGTGRDREIKTLLLDIFHIGDMPHVDIAYLERVGKQINEQVLDEVFRVYGESMVEVLKLYRRVGTMDNYRHFHAYYRSLEHLLLSVNEYIQGIRSAHSEHSEMKAAIAYMEENYHRPLNMAMVSNHVSLNYSYFSEAFKAHTGENFVAYLKKLRISRAKSLLQDGAMKLADIGKAVGFENTKQFSRVFKELEGISPHEYRMKLQTDAELGRG, encoded by the coding sequence ATGAGAAATCTGTTGATCGTGGATGACGAGAAGAACATCCGCTTCGGATTGAAGATGATGATCGAGCGGGAGTTCCCGGAGGTGTACGATATCCGGATGGCTTCGCAAGGGGAGGAAGCGCTGCAGCTGCTTCGCGCCCAGCCGGCGGACATCGTGATAACCGACATCCGGATGCCGGTCATGGACGGCATCCGGCTAATCGAGTCGCTGGCCGAGCTGGAAGGAACGGGGGCAGCCAAGCCGGTCGTGCTGATCCTGAGCGGCTATGAGGACTTCGAATACGCGAAGGCTGCGATCCGGTATCAGGTGAAGGAATACCTCCTGAAGCCGATCCGGCGCGAGGAGCTCTTCGCCGCGCTGCGCAAGACGGAGGAAGCGCTGATTCGGCAGGCCGAAGTGGACAGCCGCATGGCCGCCACCGACGTGTATCTTCAGCAGCTGCAGTCTCACCGTCTCAAGGAGCTGCTGGAGCAACCGGAGGATACCGGCATTGATTTGGCGGCAGCGGCCGAATCGATCGGCTTCGAAGCGTACGTCAAGCCGTTTCGGGTGGCTGTCATGAAATATAAGTACGAAGACGGCAATACGATGAACAAGGATGAGCTGAAGCAGCTCGTGGAGAAAATGATGGAATCCGTCGAGGGGCGAATCAGCGCCAGCCTTTTGGACGGCCGGGGGAGGCTCGTGCTGGTCGGCAGCCCGGACGGACAGTTCGAGAAGCTGGCACGGCAGTTTGCGGAGCGGGAGATGGACGGATTATTCGTCGGCATCAGCCGGGAAGGCTCCCGGATCGAGGATGTCCGGATCTGCTATAGTCAGGCGCTCCTGGCGCTCAGCTACACCTTCATTCAACCGAATATCAGGCTGATGAATCATGAGGACATAAACGGCGAGCTGCGCACTTATCCGATGCCGGAGGAGGATATCCGCAAGCTCGGCAATATGCTGGGCACCGGGCGCGACCGGGAGATCAAGACGCTGCTGCTGGATATTTTTCATATCGGGGATATGCCGCATGTGGATATCGCTTATCTGGAGCGCGTGGGCAAGCAGATCAATGAGCAGGTGCTCGATGAGGTGTTCCGCGTATACGGGGAGTCGATGGTCGAGGTGCTCAAGCTCTACCGAAGGGTAGGGACGATGGATAATTACCGTCATTTTCATGCGTATTACCGCAGTCTCGAGCATCTGCTGCTGAGTGTGAACGAATATATTCAAGGCATCCGGTCCGCTCATAGCGAGCATTCCGAGATGAAGGCAGCCATCGCTTATATGGAAGAGAACTACCACCGACCGCTGAACATGGCGATGGTCAGCAATCACGTGTCGCTTAATTATTCGTATTTCAGCGAGGCGTTCAAAGCCCATACGGGCGAAAACTTTGTCGCTTACCTGAAGAAGCTGCGGATCTCGCGGGCCAAGTCATTGCTTCAGGACGGGGCGATGAAGCTGGCCGATATCGGCAAGGCGGTCGGATTCGAGAACACGAAGCAATTCTCGCGCGTGTTCAAGGAGCTGGAAGGCATATCGCCGCATGAATACCGCATGAAGCTGCAGACTGACGCGGAGCTGGGGCGGGGATAG
- a CDS encoding cache domain-containing sensor histidine kinase, protein MSGQEERQFTMEARTLTKQEVTVMRKRWVQLISSFTYWVGRRSMQSRLVAAYILILLIPSIIVSNYFFQQIRDTYISDALNQNTFLLETEKMNMQSQIESIEMAAQLAISDQSIKDYLRIEEELSSAALMEVAWGPSKDIQRIQTNNPNIAHLRLFTGNEHVMEMWPIIFKESRIAAEPWFAQMKSQGVSELWVFNHRDPDILQRYATDVPEEQPKVSLIRRVGSGAEDGLIQVDMLLKYFAPKTFGGIHDTGSQMVIVDRDGQFFMDRRQSFMSSREGLRDEVETQFKKLLQEETDPESDRIVHSRFSVDGASYLLIAAPVERLQAHVLNVVSLEGALNNVSKAQWQIIAANVILIILLSVITYYLNSIILKNLRRLTDTMKKVRKGEVSSGIDIRGGGEVGELAHHFNKLIRTINELIAQGIRKQAVTKEAELRTLHSQIDSHFLYNTLENIKMLAEIEGQRTISDALTSLGGMMRYNFKWSGEYVKLRDEIRHIRNYIDVMNIRYDEPIELELNIPSEFMELEVLKMSLQPIVENAVKHGWPDGSAEAKRIQIDVVAWEEDRITIYVKDNGVGIEAYRLGRLREVLRTVHDEDLPSGDYGRGGQQAGGIGLRNVHQRIKLFYGNEYGLDVNSEEGGFTLVTMTFPKVLLTGGGGGHEKSVDRG, encoded by the coding sequence TTGTCGGGGCAGGAAGAGCGTCAGTTCACGATGGAAGCGCGGACGTTAACGAAACAGGAAGTGACCGTCATGAGAAAACGATGGGTGCAGCTAATTTCATCCTTTACCTACTGGGTCGGGCGCAGGTCCATGCAGAGCCGCCTGGTGGCCGCCTATATTTTGATTTTGCTCATTCCGAGCATCATCGTGTCGAACTACTTTTTTCAGCAGATTCGGGATACGTATATCAGCGATGCGCTGAATCAAAACACGTTCCTGCTGGAGACCGAAAAGATGAACATGCAGAGCCAGATCGAGTCGATCGAGATGGCGGCGCAGCTTGCGATCTCCGACCAGTCCATCAAGGATTACCTGCGGATCGAGGAGGAGCTCAGCTCGGCCGCGCTGATGGAGGTGGCGTGGGGGCCGTCCAAGGACATTCAGCGGATTCAGACGAATAACCCCAACATTGCACACCTCCGCTTGTTCACCGGCAATGAGCATGTCATGGAAATGTGGCCGATTATCTTCAAAGAGAGCCGCATTGCCGCGGAGCCCTGGTTCGCCCAGATGAAGTCGCAGGGCGTCAGTGAGCTGTGGGTATTCAATCACCGGGATCCGGATATTCTTCAGCGCTATGCGACAGATGTTCCCGAAGAGCAGCCGAAGGTGTCCCTGATCCGGCGGGTCGGAAGCGGTGCCGAGGACGGGCTTATTCAGGTCGATATGCTGCTTAAGTATTTCGCGCCGAAGACGTTTGGGGGAATTCATGATACCGGCTCGCAGATGGTGATCGTGGATCGGGACGGCCAGTTTTTCATGGATCGCAGGCAGTCCTTCATGTCCAGCCGAGAGGGGCTGCGGGACGAGGTAGAGACCCAGTTCAAGAAGCTCTTACAGGAGGAGACCGATCCGGAATCGGACCGCATCGTCCATTCCCGGTTCAGCGTGGACGGGGCGTCTTACCTGCTTATCGCCGCGCCGGTGGAGCGGCTGCAAGCGCATGTGCTGAATGTCGTTTCCCTGGAGGGGGCGCTGAACAATGTATCCAAAGCGCAGTGGCAGATCATAGCGGCGAACGTGATCCTGATCATTTTGCTGTCGGTGATCACGTATTATTTGAACTCGATTATCTTGAAAAATTTGCGGCGCCTGACCGACACGATGAAGAAGGTGCGCAAGGGCGAGGTTTCCTCCGGTATCGATATCCGGGGCGGCGGCGAGGTCGGCGAGCTTGCGCATCATTTCAATAAGCTGATCCGCACGATTAATGAGCTGATTGCGCAAGGGATCCGGAAGCAAGCCGTCACGAAGGAAGCGGAGCTTCGAACGCTGCACAGCCAGATCGACTCGCATTTCCTGTACAACACGCTCGAAAACATCAAGATGCTGGCCGAAATCGAGGGACAGCGCACGATCTCGGATGCGTTAACCTCGCTGGGCGGCATGATGCGCTACAATTTCAAATGGTCGGGGGAATACGTCAAGCTGAGGGATGAAATCCGCCATATTCGCAATTACATTGACGTTATGAATATCCGGTACGATGAGCCGATTGAGCTTGAGCTTAATATACCTTCGGAATTCATGGAGCTGGAGGTGCTGAAGATGTCGCTGCAGCCGATCGTGGAAAATGCGGTGAAGCACGGTTGGCCGGACGGCTCGGCCGAAGCGAAGCGGATCCAGATCGATGTGGTGGCCTGGGAGGAGGACCGGATTACGATTTACGTGAAGGATAACGGGGTTGGCATCGAAGCCTACCGTCTGGGCAGGCTGCGCGAAGTTTTGCGCACCGTGCATGATGAGGATCTTCCGTCCGGAGATTACGGGCGAGGCGGGCAGCAGGCCGGAGGCATCGGGCTCCGGAACGTGCATCAGCGGATCAAGCTGTTCTACGGGAATGAATACGGCTTGGACGTGAATAGCGAAGAAGGAGGGTTTACGCTGGTGACGATGACGTTTCCGAAGGTGTTGTTAACGGGAGGAGGAGGCGGACATGAGAAATCTGTTGATCGTGGATGA
- a CDS encoding extracellular solute-binding protein encodes MSKMLKPKSLLLLMFALVMAFTTACSSGGDNKNASEKEGEQSPPAEEVKLTQDDPGWKVDTSPITFDWYINFAWFPNKWGEDITSQYVTEKTGVNINFIVPAGNETEKMNTMIASGTLPDFITLDWNNDAVKKMIEGELVLPLNELAEQYDPYFFKVTDPGKVSWYTKDDGNIYGYPNASSSPKDYEKFSDNITSNQTFLVRKDMYEALGKPDMRTPEGFLKALEDAKKMFPDVNGQPLIPLGLHDFHEKGNYSLESYIQNFLAIPLEKDGKLYDRSTDPEYVKWLKTLRQANEKGLLSKDIFVDKRPQMEEKIAQGRYFAMLYQRSDMANQQNVLYANDPNSVYIAVDGPANSNLDQPTLSGPSISGWTLTLISKDVKDKARAIRFLSYLISEEGQRDLYLGKQGVTWDTIDGKDQFLPEVVELLNSDRGAFDKKYGASHTFWMMMDTNMTPAWAPPAVEPFKQMEDWTRGKAHSFSQFDQLDPDGSSEEGIINDKVLTEWGKTLPKLLLSSSDAEFDQVWNDYLAKRESLGFAKVQEYRQKEYEENVKKLEEFLK; translated from the coding sequence ATGAGCAAGATGCTTAAGCCAAAGAGCCTTCTGCTGTTGATGTTCGCGCTGGTCATGGCCTTTACGACAGCATGCTCGTCCGGCGGCGATAACAAAAACGCCTCGGAGAAGGAAGGGGAGCAGTCGCCCCCTGCAGAGGAAGTGAAGCTGACCCAGGACGATCCGGGCTGGAAGGTGGACACATCGCCGATCACGTTCGACTGGTACATCAACTTCGCCTGGTTCCCGAACAAATGGGGAGAAGACATCACCTCTCAATACGTAACCGAGAAAACCGGGGTTAATATCAACTTTATCGTTCCTGCCGGCAACGAGACCGAGAAGATGAACACGATGATCGCCTCCGGCACGCTTCCGGATTTCATCACGCTGGACTGGAACAACGACGCGGTTAAGAAAATGATCGAAGGCGAGCTCGTCCTGCCGCTGAATGAGCTGGCGGAGCAATACGATCCGTATTTCTTTAAAGTAACCGATCCTGGAAAGGTATCGTGGTATACGAAGGACGACGGCAACATCTACGGCTATCCGAACGCGTCCTCTTCGCCGAAGGATTACGAGAAGTTCAGCGACAACATCACGTCCAACCAGACATTCCTCGTGCGCAAGGATATGTACGAGGCGCTCGGCAAGCCGGATATGCGCACGCCTGAAGGTTTCTTGAAAGCGCTTGAAGATGCAAAGAAAATGTTCCCGGACGTGAACGGGCAGCCGCTGATTCCGCTTGGCCTGCACGACTTCCACGAGAAGGGCAACTATTCGCTCGAGAGCTATATCCAAAACTTCCTGGCGATCCCGCTGGAGAAGGACGGCAAGCTGTATGACCGCTCCACCGATCCGGAATACGTGAAATGGCTGAAGACGCTGCGCCAGGCGAATGAAAAAGGGCTGCTGTCCAAGGATATCTTCGTAGATAAGCGTCCGCAAATGGAAGAGAAGATTGCCCAAGGCCGCTATTTCGCGATGCTGTATCAGCGAAGCGACATGGCTAACCAGCAGAACGTGCTCTACGCGAACGATCCGAACTCCGTATATATCGCGGTAGACGGACCGGCCAACTCCAATCTGGACCAGCCGACGCTGTCGGGACCATCGATCTCCGGCTGGACGTTAACGCTGATCTCCAAAGATGTTAAGGACAAAGCACGCGCCATCCGCTTCCTGAGCTATCTGATCTCCGAAGAAGGACAGCGTGACCTGTACCTCGGCAAGCAGGGCGTTACCTGGGATACGATTGACGGCAAGGACCAGTTCCTCCCTGAGGTTGTGGAGCTGCTGAACAGCGACCGCGGCGCGTTTGACAAAAAATACGGCGCGTCCCACACCTTCTGGATGATGATGGACACAAACATGACTCCGGCATGGGCCCCTCCGGCCGTCGAGCCGTTCAAGCAGATGGAAGACTGGACGCGCGGCAAGGCTCACAGCTTCTCGCAATTTGATCAGCTTGATCCGGACGGCAGCTCCGAGGAAGGGATTATTAACGACAAGGTCCTGACCGAATGGGGCAAGACGCTGCCGAAGCTGCTGCTGTCCTCCTCGGATGCGGAGTTTGACCAAGTGTGGAACGATTACTTGGCTAAACGCGAGTCGCTCGGATTTGCGAAAGTGCAGGAATACAGACAGAAAGAATACGAGGAGAATGTGAAAAAGCTTGAGGAGTTCCTGAAATAA
- a CDS encoding carbohydrate ABC transporter permease translates to MFKRKTKGEAIFDMFNNFGMLIVCFLTIYPIWYVLVNAFNDGQDAMRGGIYWWPRQFSLQNFEAVFQSSGIMTAMGITVAKTVIGVFVHVLFTAMVAYAFSRKGLIGGKLYIFLGTVTMFFGGGLIPTYLLIKDLNMLDSFLVYIIPAMFSFFDLIIFMTFFREIPDGLEEAAKIDGANDWSIFLRVVLPVSMPVIATIALFHGVYQWNDYFTGVIYINNTDLQPIQTYLYKVIAQSSSNQMMAQVPGGISKTVTSQSIKMATMVVTTLPIVFVYPFLQRYFVKGMMIGSIKG, encoded by the coding sequence ATGTTTAAACGCAAAACAAAGGGCGAAGCCATCTTCGACATGTTCAACAATTTCGGCATGCTGATCGTATGCTTTCTGACCATTTACCCGATCTGGTACGTGCTGGTCAATGCCTTCAACGACGGGCAGGACGCCATGCGCGGAGGGATCTACTGGTGGCCGCGGCAGTTCAGCCTGCAAAACTTCGAGGCGGTCTTCCAAAGCTCCGGCATCATGACGGCCATGGGCATTACGGTCGCCAAAACGGTGATCGGCGTATTCGTCCACGTTCTGTTTACGGCGATGGTAGCTTATGCGTTCTCCCGCAAGGGGCTGATCGGCGGGAAACTATATATTTTCTTGGGCACGGTCACGATGTTTTTCGGCGGCGGATTGATTCCGACGTACCTGCTGATCAAGGACCTTAACATGCTGGACAGCTTCCTGGTCTACATCATTCCCGCCATGTTCAGCTTCTTCGACCTCATCATCTTCATGACGTTCTTCCGGGAAATTCCGGACGGGCTGGAAGAAGCGGCGAAGATCGACGGGGCGAACGATTGGTCGATCTTCCTGCGGGTCGTGCTGCCGGTCTCGATGCCGGTCATCGCCACCATCGCCCTGTTCCACGGCGTCTACCAATGGAACGACTATTTCACGGGTGTGATCTATATCAACAACACGGATCTGCAGCCGATCCAGACCTACTTGTACAAGGTCATCGCGCAGTCCAGTTCGAACCAGATGATGGCCCAGGTGCCGGGAGGCATCTCCAAGACGGTGACCTCGCAGTCGATCAAAATGGCGACGATGGTCGTCACGACGCTTCCGATCGTGTTCGTCTATCCGTTCCTGCAGCGCTATTTCGTCAAAGGGATGATGATCGGCTCGATCAAGGGATAA
- a CDS encoding ABC transporter permease — protein sequence MRNQPHAEPAAETGGGTAPAPPLEDGRKFARSRWLKKLYSQRHLQIMALLGVIWMIIFNYIPMYGVIIAFKEFNIVKSIGEAPWVGLEHYKEFFANDDFTSVMRNTLGISLLKLFIGFPLPIIFALFLNEIRSFRYKRTIQTISYLPHFISWVILGGILMTWLADVGIINKILLSLNVIDQPITYLAEPKYFWGIVITSDIWKELGWSAIIYLAAIASISPEMYEAATIDGAGRFQKMWYITLPGIKATISILFILAVGGVLNSNFDQILVLRNTLNESASNVIDIFVYHTGLQNGRYSYAQAVSLFKSIIAIILLLIANRVTKKLNDTSLF from the coding sequence ATGCGCAATCAACCCCATGCCGAACCTGCAGCAGAGACCGGAGGGGGCACGGCGCCTGCGCCGCCCCTTGAGGACGGGAGGAAGTTTGCCCGAAGCCGATGGCTCAAGAAGCTTTACAGCCAGCGGCATCTGCAGATCATGGCGCTGCTCGGCGTCATCTGGATGATCATTTTCAACTATATCCCGATGTACGGCGTCATCATCGCCTTTAAGGAATTCAACATCGTCAAGTCCATTGGCGAGGCCCCTTGGGTAGGACTGGAGCATTACAAGGAATTTTTCGCCAACGACGATTTCACGAGCGTCATGCGCAACACGCTCGGGATCAGCTTGCTGAAGCTGTTCATCGGGTTTCCGCTGCCGATCATTTTTGCGCTGTTTCTGAATGAAATCCGGTCGTTTCGCTACAAGCGGACGATCCAGACGATATCGTATTTGCCGCACTTCATCTCCTGGGTTATCCTCGGCGGCATTCTGATGACCTGGCTGGCGGATGTCGGCATTATCAACAAAATCCTGCTTTCCCTGAACGTGATCGATCAGCCTATTACGTATTTGGCCGAGCCGAAGTACTTCTGGGGCATCGTTATTACGTCGGATATTTGGAAGGAGCTCGGCTGGTCCGCGATCATCTACCTGGCGGCCATCGCCAGCATCTCACCGGAAATGTACGAGGCTGCCACGATCGACGGGGCGGGGCGCTTTCAGAAAATGTGGTACATCACGCTCCCGGGAATTAAAGCAACCATCTCCATTCTGTTCATTCTGGCCGTCGGCGGTGTGCTGAATTCCAACTTCGACCAGATCCTGGTGCTCCGCAACACGCTGAATGAAAGCGCGAGCAATGTCATCGACATCTTTGTCTACCATACCGGTTTGCAGAACGGACGCTATTCATACGCCCAGGCCGTTTCGCTGTTCAAGTCGATCATTGCGATCATCCTGCTGCTGATTGCCAACCGGGTTACCAAAAAACTGAACGATACATCCCTGTTCTAA
- a CDS encoding cold-shock protein, whose translation MYSRKNSMESIPEEITEVWACTKEDCKGWMRDDFAFDTEPVCHLCHSPMVKETRKLPQLINTNKQQKSLSKGIQINGSSS comes from the coding sequence ATGTATTCGCGTAAAAACTCGATGGAAAGTATTCCTGAGGAAATTACGGAAGTGTGGGCATGCACGAAGGAAGACTGCAAAGGGTGGATGCGGGACGATTTTGCGTTCGACACGGAGCCTGTGTGCCACTTGTGTCATTCCCCTATGGTCAAGGAAACGAGAAAGCTTCCCCAGCTCATCAATACGAACAAACAGCAGAAATCGCTCAGCAAGGGAATCCAGATTAACGGAAGCAGCAGCTAA